A window of Tautonia plasticadhaerens contains these coding sequences:
- a CDS encoding prenyltransferase/squalene oxidase repeat-containing protein: protein MSPILVTQQGDRSMGRTSGFAAVLLVFCLSRLAPADEPASNPPAGPQQAQQAVDRAIGYLQSESAAWWNTRGCAACHHLPMPLWALSEAERQGYAIDEQFVAETTESLLGSRDALMASKLFPNPADPPDPRPQGRGLNMGLPFLAVAARSMPSTGEGQEQSLKLIAEEIVKKQQPDGSWEFFATLRRPPINESQVTDAAWIIMALQGETGPDAPRSHREALSRAIAWFDAATSSDLHQEKVLRLLVAIRSGKPRDTMQTATEELLALQRDDGGWSQTVPESKSDAFATGQTLYVLSLAGFGAERPEIKRAMDFLVATQLPDGSWPMISRSSPDGSPGSSKLLTPITCAASSWATLGLARLAPKRPQDCSLPATSP, encoded by the coding sequence GTGTCGCCGATCCTTGTCACTCAACAAGGGGATCGCTCCATGGGTCGCACATCAGGGTTCGCGGCGGTCCTTCTGGTGTTTTGCCTCTCACGACTGGCCCCTGCCGACGAACCGGCGTCGAATCCCCCGGCAGGTCCCCAGCAGGCCCAGCAGGCGGTCGATCGTGCCATCGGATACCTGCAGTCTGAGAGTGCCGCCTGGTGGAACACGCGAGGATGCGCCGCCTGCCATCACCTGCCGATGCCGCTTTGGGCGCTGAGCGAAGCCGAACGGCAGGGGTACGCGATCGACGAGCAGTTCGTGGCGGAGACCACCGAGTCCTTGCTGGGCAGCAGGGACGCGTTGATGGCCTCGAAACTCTTCCCCAATCCGGCTGACCCGCCCGACCCGCGCCCGCAGGGTCGAGGTCTGAACATGGGGCTCCCGTTCCTGGCCGTCGCGGCGCGTTCGATGCCCTCGACGGGCGAGGGGCAGGAGCAAAGCCTGAAGCTGATCGCGGAGGAGATCGTCAAGAAGCAGCAACCGGACGGCTCGTGGGAGTTCTTCGCCACCCTCAGGCGACCGCCGATCAACGAGAGCCAGGTCACCGACGCCGCCTGGATCATCATGGCCTTGCAGGGGGAGACGGGACCCGACGCGCCGAGATCTCATCGCGAGGCCCTGTCGAGGGCGATCGCCTGGTTCGACGCCGCAACGTCCTCCGACCTCCATCAGGAGAAGGTCCTGAGGCTACTCGTGGCGATTCGCTCCGGTAAGCCCCGCGACACGATGCAAACCGCCACCGAAGAATTGCTCGCCCTGCAGCGCGACGACGGCGGCTGGAGCCAGACCGTCCCTGAATCGAAGAGCGACGCATTCGCGACCGGCCAGACGTTGTATGTGTTGTCGCTCGCCGGATTCGGGGCCGAGCGACCCGAGATCAAACGAGCCATGGACTTCCTGGTCGCCACGCAATTGCCGGACGGAAGTTGGCCGATGATTTCTCGATCATCCCCCGATGGCTCGCCGGGGAGTTCGAAACTCCTGACGCCGATCACCTGCGCCGCCAGTTCCTGGGCCACGCTCGGCCTGGCAAGGCTCGCGCCGAAGAGGCCCCAGGATTGCAGCCTGCCCGCGACGTCACCTTGA
- a CDS encoding endonuclease/exonuclease/phosphatase family protein has product MAIADPGPMTTPGPAPPRPPRRMRRGLPLAVAAALPALVHPTARLLARADWKADLLTHFQVPALAASILGAVAMGTLGKNRWAAAALAALAVSQAAAVLRYDLSGNPVAPGPGGTPRLKVLMANVLATNDDHRALLDLIRRERPDVVALVEFSARWRRAMGPLRASHPHRIEVPGGARGVALYSTRPILESPAPAVVRPLGDGNPALVATLEFGGEPTHLWILHPPSPIGGDGRGRGRAEFLELARMIARRPGPTLVVGDMNRTDGSPTFADFLRASRLRDSRLGFGRQPSWPVDLPYRIPIDHAFVSPGLAVVDRRLGPPIGSDHRPLLVELAPAGAGAGEGLGAGRARARTTSAAQRSASASSPP; this is encoded by the coding sequence GTGGCCATCGCCGACCCCGGCCCGATGACGACGCCCGGACCCGCCCCGCCCCGGCCCCCCCGCCGGATGCGCCGGGGGCTGCCGCTCGCGGTGGCGGCGGCCCTGCCGGCCCTGGTCCACCCGACTGCCCGGCTGCTGGCCCGCGCCGACTGGAAGGCCGACCTGCTGACGCACTTCCAGGTCCCGGCCCTGGCCGCCTCGATCCTCGGGGCGGTGGCGATGGGCACCCTGGGCAAGAACCGCTGGGCCGCGGCCGCCCTGGCCGCCCTGGCCGTCTCCCAGGCGGCGGCGGTCCTGCGGTACGACCTCTCGGGCAACCCGGTCGCCCCCGGCCCGGGGGGCACCCCCCGGCTTAAGGTCCTGATGGCCAACGTCCTGGCCACCAATGACGACCATCGCGCGCTCCTCGACCTCATCCGCCGGGAGCGGCCCGACGTGGTCGCCCTCGTCGAGTTCAGCGCCCGGTGGCGGCGGGCGATGGGGCCGCTCCGGGCCTCCCACCCGCACCGCATCGAGGTCCCGGGCGGGGCCCGGGGGGTCGCCCTCTACTCGACCCGCCCGATCCTGGAATCCCCCGCCCCGGCGGTCGTCCGGCCGCTGGGGGACGGCAACCCCGCCCTGGTGGCGACCCTGGAGTTCGGCGGCGAGCCGACCCACCTCTGGATCCTGCACCCACCCAGCCCGATCGGCGGCGACGGCCGGGGCCGGGGGCGGGCCGAGTTCCTGGAGCTGGCCCGCATGATCGCCCGGAGGCCGGGCCCGACGCTGGTCGTCGGCGACATGAACCGCACCGACGGCTCCCCCACCTTCGCCGACTTCCTGCGGGCCTCCCGGCTGAGGGACAGCCGCCTCGGCTTCGGCCGTCAGCCGAGCTGGCCGGTCGACCTGCCGTACCGGATCCCGATCGACCACGCCTTCGTCTCGCCGGGACTGGCCGTGGTCGACCGCCGCCTCGGCCCGCCGATCGGCTCGGATCACCGGCCGCTGCTGGTCGAGCTCGCCCCCGCCGGGGCCGGGGCCGGCGAGGGCCTCGGTGCCGGCCGGGCCAGGGCCCGGACGACCTCGGCGGCCCAGCGATCGGCCTCGGCGTCGTCCCCCCCCTGA
- a CDS encoding serine/threonine-protein kinase, which yields MAIDPRTSRFWQETLRGGLLDEAALRNCWEAIPEEKREAEAIDRRMARQAISAGYLTLWQAQQALAGRASALRIGKYVALDIIGRGGMGLVFLAKDTRLRRRVAIKVLSRERMSSPRALARFEREAKVGAQLQHDNLVRIYDEGEAKDLRYLVMEYIEGRNVGQILGEVGRLPPSLAASIVRQVAMGLEHARHKGLIHRDVNPQNILVTFDGVAKLADLGLAIDLGDPDDVVTRDGATVGTFDYISPEQARHPRSVDTRSDLYSLGCTLYHMITGRVPFAAASLPEKLYAHQLQNPDPPSSLVPGVPPALDAIVMRLMAKSPDDRFPNPQALAEALAPFAQGAAAVAAILRPHEERDEERGPAPSQVAPGPPDDGSDPNGFQLGPEHEYANLPPTRTASAMRPEPRTEASAVADPPRSDSDPGVGGGPPATEPEPEPEPGPRRPAGPGGLGLPIDLGPEPSLVEALGSSRSRSRSSVSKADSGSNSAERARLSAPTAPPPPGWSGRHRRAALVAAAVALALGLGTVLSRFVGPGGGASAVPSGGETGDGPAADAPAESGAAPAFSVGRADGSGLIGAGSFQDALSLAPNNGGTVYLADGGGPFRVDAGTPAFVAPRSPIVIRPRPGGRATITVELGGREPWLRQTEGSLTLQDLTVLVRHEGPPGDRPPLVEANGPLTLRRCTFSADPAPGGISRAARATSSTTIDGCLFSGFGRPIDLVAYGTLTHEVRNCIFAWTRGDGLRPGWAVRVVARVAGQAGSARLTIQGCSVLGGAGLVDAEALMADRPLEIRVASSAIQADHLLRWSPPVSDASFPSGLRWTGSGNRYAIRQTAWVVSSTEDPGAPEWSPTDRESWVGALGNSGTDDSVQADVRLADASAMQSGSLHAPRFAARSEGEPVGADPSLVGPTPLPPPVPAGE from the coding sequence ATGGCGATCGACCCGCGGACGTCTCGATTCTGGCAGGAGACGCTGCGTGGTGGGCTGCTGGACGAGGCGGCGCTGCGGAATTGCTGGGAGGCGATCCCGGAGGAGAAGCGCGAGGCCGAGGCGATCGACCGCCGGATGGCCCGCCAGGCGATCTCGGCCGGGTACCTGACGCTGTGGCAGGCGCAGCAGGCGCTGGCCGGGCGGGCCTCGGCGTTGCGGATCGGCAAGTATGTGGCCCTGGATATCATCGGCCGGGGCGGCATGGGGCTGGTCTTCCTGGCGAAGGACACCCGGCTGAGGCGTCGGGTGGCGATCAAGGTGCTCTCCCGGGAGCGGATGAGCAGCCCGAGGGCCCTGGCCCGGTTCGAGCGCGAGGCGAAGGTCGGGGCCCAGTTGCAGCACGACAACCTCGTGCGGATCTACGACGAGGGCGAGGCGAAGGACCTGCGCTACCTGGTGATGGAGTACATCGAGGGGCGCAACGTCGGGCAGATCCTGGGGGAGGTGGGCCGGCTGCCGCCCTCGCTGGCGGCGTCGATCGTCCGCCAGGTGGCGATGGGGCTGGAGCACGCCCGGCACAAGGGGCTGATCCACCGGGACGTGAACCCGCAGAACATCCTGGTGACCTTCGACGGGGTGGCGAAGCTGGCCGACCTCGGCCTGGCGATCGACCTGGGGGACCCGGACGACGTGGTCACCCGGGACGGGGCGACGGTGGGCACCTTCGACTACATCAGCCCGGAGCAGGCGAGGCACCCCAGGTCGGTGGACACGAGGAGCGACCTGTACTCGCTCGGCTGCACGCTCTATCACATGATCACCGGGCGGGTGCCGTTCGCGGCGGCGAGCCTGCCGGAGAAGCTCTACGCCCACCAGCTGCAGAACCCGGACCCCCCGTCGTCGCTGGTGCCCGGGGTGCCGCCGGCGCTGGACGCGATCGTGATGCGGCTGATGGCCAAGTCGCCCGACGACCGCTTCCCCAACCCCCAGGCGCTGGCCGAGGCGCTGGCCCCGTTCGCCCAGGGGGCCGCGGCGGTGGCGGCGATCCTCCGGCCCCACGAGGAGCGGGACGAGGAGCGGGGCCCGGCCCCGTCGCAGGTGGCCCCCGGCCCCCCGGACGACGGCTCCGACCCTAACGGGTTCCAGCTCGGCCCGGAGCACGAGTACGCCAACCTGCCGCCGACCCGGACCGCCTCGGCCATGAGGCCCGAGCCCCGGACCGAGGCCTCCGCCGTGGCCGATCCCCCGCGGTCGGACTCCGACCCGGGGGTCGGCGGCGGCCCCCCGGCCACCGAGCCGGAGCCGGAGCCGGAGCCGGGCCCGAGGCGGCCGGCCGGGCCCGGCGGGCTGGGGCTGCCGATCGACCTGGGCCCCGAGCCCTCGCTGGTCGAGGCCCTGGGCTCCTCCCGGAGCCGGTCCCGGTCGTCGGTGTCGAAGGCCGACAGCGGCTCGAACTCCGCCGAACGGGCCCGGCTGTCGGCCCCCACCGCCCCCCCGCCGCCGGGCTGGTCGGGCCGGCACCGGCGGGCGGCCCTGGTCGCGGCGGCCGTGGCGCTGGCGCTGGGCCTGGGGACGGTGCTCTCCCGGTTCGTCGGGCCCGGCGGGGGGGCGAGCGCGGTCCCCTCGGGGGGGGAGACGGGCGACGGGCCGGCGGCCGACGCCCCGGCCGAGTCCGGGGCGGCCCCGGCCTTCAGCGTCGGCCGGGCGGACGGCTCGGGTCTGATCGGGGCGGGCAGCTTCCAGGACGCCCTCTCGCTGGCGCCGAACAACGGCGGCACGGTCTACCTGGCCGACGGGGGGGGGCCGTTCCGGGTCGACGCCGGGACCCCGGCCTTCGTGGCGCCGAGGTCGCCGATCGTCATCCGGCCCCGGCCCGGGGGGCGGGCGACGATCACCGTCGAGCTGGGGGGCCGGGAGCCCTGGCTGAGGCAGACCGAGGGGAGCCTGACGCTGCAGGATCTGACGGTGCTCGTCCGCCACGAGGGCCCGCCGGGGGACCGGCCCCCGCTGGTCGAGGCGAACGGGCCGCTGACGCTGCGGCGGTGCACCTTCTCGGCCGATCCGGCCCCCGGGGGGATCTCCCGGGCGGCCCGGGCGACCTCCAGCACGACGATCGACGGCTGCCTCTTCAGCGGGTTCGGGCGGCCGATCGACCTGGTCGCCTACGGGACGCTGACGCATGAGGTCCGCAACTGCATCTTCGCCTGGACCCGGGGGGACGGGCTCAGGCCGGGCTGGGCGGTCCGGGTCGTCGCGCGGGTGGCCGGCCAGGCCGGGTCGGCCCGGCTGACCATCCAGGGCTGCTCGGTGCTGGGGGGGGCCGGGCTGGTGGACGCCGAGGCGCTGATGGCCGACCGGCCGCTGGAGATCCGGGTCGCCTCCTCGGCGATCCAGGCCGACCACCTGCTCCGCTGGTCCCCCCCGGTATCGGACGCCTCCTTCCCGTCCGGCCTGCGGTGGACCGGCTCGGGCAACCGCTACGCGATCCGGCAGACGGCCTGGGTCGTCTCCTCGACCGAGGACCCGGGGGCGCCGGAGTGGTCGCCGACCGATCGGGAGTCCTGGGTCGGCGCGTTGGGGAACTCGGGGACCGACGACTCGGTGCAGGCCGACGTCCGACTGGCGGACGCCTCGGCGATGCAGTCCGGATCGCTCCATGCCCCCCGGTTCGCCGCCCGATCCGAGGGGGAGCCCGTCGGCGCCGACCCGAGCCTGGTCGGCCCCACCCCCCTGCCCCCCCCGGTCCCCGCCGGGGAGTGA
- a CDS encoding alpha-amylase/4-alpha-glucanotransferase domain-containing protein: MSRVRLILALHDHQPVGNFDSVFQDAYRDSYLPFLELMEQYPELPFSLHTSGPLMEWLVANRPEYVERLRAMVSAGRVEILGGGFYEPILTMIPHRDRVGQIQTYSEYLGRVLGQPIRGAWVAERVWEQHLASALVEAGIEFTVLDDFHFQRAGAASDDLFGYYLTEDEGNLLKVFPNSERMRYLVPWQEPHDAYEYLRQLAQARPGAVVVCADDGEKFGGWPETHEHIFAKGWLRRFCDMLMANRDWLEPTSFAAVVDSTVPLGKVYLPDCSYREMTEWVLPAGQLSAYEEAVKRSEGEAAVNHVRPFLRAGGFWRNFKNKYAETDEMYARMLEISRRLDRLEEGGEADAEALDDARRELYRGQCNCPYWHGAFGGLYLPHLRNAIYKHLIASHDDLDRAEGKLGPRVSLEVADFNLDARLEAKLENDRLVAFVRPASGGHVYELDVRRAGVNVLATLDRRPESYHGAIASAALAGPSVEVQEGPSNLHDRVILKQEGMDKLLVYDRSPRKALVDHFFPMDVSLEDLRACRVIERGDFASGTYLSKAHREDGRVALMMERQGQADGHLIRIHKTIAMETGRPGLEVVYILEDLPVGRPVHFGVELNLASMAGHAEDRFLSDPHGHRLGLLDAPLDLPHSEGLDLTDEWLNLGVSLRWSVPCSLWTFPVETASQSEGGFEGIYQSTAVIPHWRITADEHRRWTVRISWALDLARPEPQAESGPDGPARQSQRPAPRVADAPTVR; the protein is encoded by the coding sequence ATGTCGCGCGTCCGCCTGATCCTCGCGTTGCACGACCATCAGCCGGTCGGCAACTTCGACTCCGTGTTCCAGGACGCCTACCGCGACAGCTACCTCCCGTTCCTGGAGCTGATGGAGCAGTATCCCGAGCTGCCCTTCAGCCTGCACACCTCCGGCCCCCTGATGGAATGGCTGGTGGCCAACCGGCCGGAGTACGTGGAGCGGCTCCGGGCGATGGTCTCCGCCGGGAGGGTGGAGATCCTCGGCGGCGGCTTCTACGAGCCGATCCTGACGATGATCCCCCACCGCGACCGGGTTGGTCAAATTCAGACCTATTCGGAGTACCTGGGGCGGGTGCTCGGCCAGCCGATCCGGGGGGCCTGGGTCGCCGAGCGGGTCTGGGAGCAGCACCTGGCCTCCGCCCTGGTCGAGGCCGGGATCGAGTTCACGGTGCTCGACGACTTCCACTTCCAGCGGGCCGGGGCCGCCTCCGACGACCTCTTCGGCTACTACCTGACCGAGGACGAGGGGAACCTGCTGAAGGTCTTCCCCAACAGCGAGCGGATGCGCTACCTCGTCCCCTGGCAGGAGCCGCACGACGCCTACGAGTACCTCCGCCAGCTGGCCCAGGCCCGGCCCGGGGCCGTGGTCGTCTGCGCCGACGACGGCGAGAAGTTCGGCGGCTGGCCCGAGACCCACGAGCACATCTTCGCCAAGGGCTGGCTCCGTCGCTTCTGCGACATGCTCATGGCCAACCGGGACTGGCTGGAGCCGACCTCCTTCGCCGCCGTCGTCGACTCGACCGTCCCGCTGGGCAAGGTCTACCTGCCCGACTGCTCCTACCGGGAGATGACCGAGTGGGTCCTGCCCGCCGGCCAGCTCTCGGCCTACGAGGAGGCCGTCAAGCGGTCCGAGGGGGAGGCGGCCGTCAACCACGTCCGCCCGTTCCTCCGGGCGGGGGGCTTCTGGAGGAACTTCAAGAACAAGTACGCCGAGACGGACGAGATGTACGCCCGGATGCTGGAGATCTCCCGGCGACTCGACCGCCTGGAGGAAGGGGGCGAGGCCGACGCCGAGGCCCTCGACGACGCCCGACGGGAACTCTACCGGGGCCAGTGCAACTGCCCCTACTGGCATGGCGCCTTCGGCGGCCTCTATCTCCCCCACCTCCGGAACGCCATCTACAAGCACCTGATCGCCAGCCATGACGACCTGGACCGGGCCGAGGGGAAGCTCGGCCCCCGGGTCTCGCTGGAGGTGGCCGACTTCAACCTCGACGCCCGGCTGGAGGCGAAGCTGGAGAACGACCGCCTCGTCGCCTTCGTCCGCCCGGCCTCCGGGGGGCACGTCTACGAGCTGGACGTCCGACGGGCCGGGGTCAACGTGCTGGCGACCCTGGACCGTCGCCCCGAGTCGTACCACGGCGCCATCGCCTCGGCCGCCCTCGCCGGGCCGTCCGTCGAGGTCCAGGAAGGACCCTCGAACCTGCACGACCGGGTGATCCTCAAGCAGGAGGGGATGGACAAGCTCCTGGTCTACGACCGCTCCCCCCGCAAGGCCCTGGTCGACCACTTCTTCCCGATGGACGTGTCGTTGGAGGACCTCCGCGCCTGCCGGGTGATCGAGCGGGGGGATTTCGCCTCGGGCACCTACCTGTCGAAGGCCCACCGCGAGGACGGCCGGGTCGCCCTGATGATGGAGCGGCAGGGCCAGGCCGACGGCCACCTGATCCGGATCCACAAGACGATCGCCATGGAGACGGGCCGCCCGGGGCTGGAAGTCGTCTACATCCTGGAGGACCTGCCCGTCGGCCGGCCGGTGCACTTCGGGGTGGAGCTGAACCTGGCCTCGATGGCCGGGCACGCCGAGGACCGCTTCCTCTCCGACCCGCACGGCCACCGCCTCGGCCTGCTCGACGCCCCGCTGGACCTGCCCCACTCCGAGGGGCTGGACCTGACCGACGAATGGCTGAACCTGGGCGTCTCGCTCCGCTGGTCGGTCCCCTGCTCCCTCTGGACCTTCCCGGTCGAGACGGCGAGCCAGTCCGAGGGAGGGTTCGAGGGGATCTACCAGAGCACGGCGGTGATCCCCCACTGGCGGATCACCGCCGACGAGCACCGCCGCTGGACCGTCCGGATCTCCTGGGCGCTGGACCTGGCCCGGCCCGAGCCGCAGGCCGAGTCCGGGCCCGACGGCCCCGCTCGCCAGTCCCAGCGTCCTGCCCCCCGAGTCGCCGACGCCCCGACGGTCCGCTGA
- a CDS encoding acyl-CoA dehydrogenase family protein: MSHPDPLALLDDPDLGDLVPRLQALDGPADDSGDWPGPLWSALAGAGVPRWPVPPAFGGEGLDLASLVRREAALAEGSLTAAFIFSQFNAATRRLVAAAEAGHEGASGWLGRVADGRAFPTIGTSQLTTSRRRGTRALAAEPSPGGGYRLDGAMPWVTAAGRADVFVAGAVLEDGGQILVALPADRPGLAVGPPMPLAALQASCTAEVTCDGVAVGPKDVLFGPDPDVLSLASGGAGAGGLETSALAVGQARAALRALRALAPHRDDLDEPIEALESAWGEVASGLLAAAEGRADAPSASEIRTRANPFVIRATHAYLTARKGTGFLRTDPAQRWARQAMFFLVWSCPGPVARAAMFEFAGICPG, from the coding sequence ATGAGCCATCCCGACCCCCTCGCCCTGCTCGACGACCCCGACCTCGGCGACCTCGTCCCCCGACTCCAGGCCCTCGACGGCCCCGCCGACGACTCGGGCGACTGGCCCGGGCCGCTCTGGTCGGCCCTGGCCGGGGCCGGCGTCCCCCGGTGGCCGGTCCCCCCGGCCTTCGGCGGCGAGGGGCTCGACCTCGCCTCGCTCGTCCGCCGAGAGGCGGCGCTGGCCGAGGGCAGCCTGACCGCCGCCTTCATCTTCTCCCAGTTCAACGCCGCCACGCGACGCCTCGTCGCCGCCGCCGAGGCCGGGCACGAGGGGGCCTCGGGCTGGCTCGGGCGGGTCGCCGACGGCCGGGCCTTCCCCACCATCGGCACCTCGCAACTGACCACCTCCCGGCGCCGGGGCACCCGGGCCCTCGCCGCCGAACCTTCCCCCGGCGGCGGCTACCGCCTCGACGGCGCGATGCCCTGGGTCACCGCCGCCGGCCGGGCCGACGTCTTCGTCGCCGGCGCCGTGCTCGAGGACGGCGGGCAAATCCTCGTCGCCCTGCCGGCCGACCGCCCCGGCCTCGCCGTCGGCCCGCCGATGCCCCTGGCGGCCCTGCAGGCGTCCTGCACCGCGGAGGTGACCTGCGACGGCGTCGCCGTCGGCCCGAAGGACGTCCTGTTCGGGCCCGATCCCGACGTGCTCTCGCTCGCCAGCGGGGGCGCGGGGGCCGGCGGCCTAGAGACCTCCGCCCTGGCCGTCGGCCAGGCGAGGGCCGCCCTGCGCGCCCTCCGCGCGCTCGCCCCGCACCGGGACGACCTGGACGAGCCGATCGAGGCCCTGGAATCGGCCTGGGGGGAAGTCGCCTCCGGCCTGCTCGCCGCCGCCGAGGGCAGGGCCGACGCCCCCTCGGCCTCCGAAATCCGCACCCGGGCCAACCCCTTCGTCATCCGGGCGACGCACGCCTACCTCACCGCCCGCAAGGGGACCGGCTTCCTCCGCACCGACCCCGCCCAGCGCTGGGCCCGACAGGCGATGTTCTTCCTCGTCTGGTCCTGCCCCGGCCCCGTCGCCCGGGCCGCCATGTTCGAATTCGCCGGCATCTGCCCCGGCTGA
- the glgA gene encoding glycogen synthase GlgA, with protein sequence MKVLILSAEVEPFAKTGGLADVAAALPRALRDLGHQAAVIMPAYRRALEAGPPIRDLGVVVRAPGGPRGGEGRILASTLPHCDVPVYLIDRPPYFDRRGLYGEDGLDYPDNCERFVFFQRAALEAARILDLRPDVVHCNDWQTGLVPVYLDESYRRLPGSTFRAVGTLMTIHNLAYQGSFWHLDLPLTGLDWSLFTLDKLEAYGRLNFLKAGLVYADLISTVSPTYAREIQTPEGGRGLDGLLRGRRDALRGIVNGIDLTAWNPAIDPHLAARYTPRTWPAGKAANKAELQRLAGLPERPEVALLAAIGRLDPQKGWDLIIEAAPGLLGRDVQLVVLGTGEPRIERALQALSARHPDRLRAFLEFSGPMAHRIEAGADLFLMPSLYEPCGLNQLYSLAYGTVPIVRATGGLVDTVVDATPEALLDGSATGISFLPATADALLGAVDRALALKADPATWSRLVGAGMRADWTWHRSAEAYVALYDEARRRRSGPPPG encoded by the coding sequence ATGAAGGTCCTGATCCTGTCCGCGGAGGTCGAGCCGTTCGCAAAGACCGGCGGCCTTGCCGACGTCGCCGCCGCGTTGCCGAGGGCGCTACGCGACCTGGGCCACCAGGCGGCCGTGATCATGCCCGCCTATCGCAGGGCGCTCGAGGCCGGGCCGCCGATCCGGGACCTCGGGGTGGTCGTCCGGGCCCCGGGAGGCCCTCGGGGGGGCGAGGGGAGGATCCTGGCCTCCACCCTCCCCCACTGCGACGTGCCGGTCTACCTGATCGACCGCCCCCCGTACTTCGACCGTCGGGGGCTGTACGGCGAGGACGGCCTGGACTACCCCGACAACTGCGAGCGGTTCGTCTTCTTCCAGCGGGCCGCCCTGGAAGCCGCCCGGATCCTGGACCTGCGGCCCGACGTCGTCCACTGCAACGACTGGCAGACCGGGCTGGTGCCGGTGTACCTCGACGAGTCCTACCGCCGCCTCCCCGGCTCGACGTTCCGGGCGGTCGGCACCCTGATGACGATTCACAACCTCGCCTATCAGGGCTCATTCTGGCACCTGGACCTGCCGCTGACGGGCCTCGACTGGTCGCTGTTCACCCTGGACAAGCTGGAGGCCTACGGCCGGCTGAACTTCCTGAAGGCCGGGCTCGTGTACGCCGACCTGATCAGTACCGTGAGCCCCACCTACGCCCGGGAGATCCAGACGCCCGAGGGAGGCCGGGGGCTCGACGGCCTGCTCCGGGGCCGGCGGGACGCGCTGCGGGGGATCGTCAACGGCATCGACCTGACCGCCTGGAACCCGGCCATCGACCCCCACCTGGCCGCCCGGTACACCCCGCGGACCTGGCCCGCCGGCAAGGCGGCAAACAAGGCCGAACTCCAGCGTCTGGCCGGGCTCCCCGAGCGTCCCGAGGTCGCCCTGCTGGCGGCGATCGGCCGGCTCGACCCCCAGAAGGGATGGGACCTGATCATCGAGGCCGCCCCGGGCCTGCTGGGGCGGGACGTCCAGCTCGTCGTCCTCGGCACCGGGGAGCCCCGGATCGAGCGGGCGTTGCAGGCGCTCTCGGCCCGGCACCCCGACCGGCTCCGCGCCTTCCTCGAATTCAGCGGCCCGATGGCCCACCGGATCGAGGCCGGGGCGGATCTGTTCCTGATGCCGAGCCTCTACGAGCCCTGCGGGCTGAACCAGCTCTACAGCCTCGCCTACGGCACCGTGCCGATCGTCCGGGCCACCGGCGGCCTGGTCGACACGGTGGTCGACGCCACCCCGGAGGCGCTGCTCGACGGCTCGGCCACCGGAATCTCCTTCCTGCCGGCGACGGCCGATGCGCTGCTCGGGGCCGTCGACCGCGCCCTCGCCCTGAAGGCCGACCCGGCCACCTGGTCCCGCCTGGTCGGGGCCGGGATGAGGGCCGACTGGACCTGGCACCGCAGCGCCGAGGCGTACGTCGCCCTCTATGACGAGGCCCGCCGCCGCCGCTCCGGCCCCCCCCCCGGCTGA
- a CDS encoding DUF58 domain-containing protein — protein MRFLPLRRRPRPEPPPPPEVDPAAIVRRARRLRFRVRPTAVAQLAGAYHGARPGTGLTFAELRAYEPGDDVRHLDWNVTARQGRPFVRRYVEERSLSLWLIVDVSASLRFGPDGRSKADRAAQAAALLAASAIQNGDRAALTLVSDRVEAELPPGGGPRHLARLLRMLVASPAGSRKSSLTAAVGRPGRFARRGLVVVVGDFLSAEPVGPWRRVARRGELVAIRVLDPREEHLPGAGVLALEDAETGRRRLVDTSPGRLRAAYARVAEARRKSFRAWCEATGAEGLELSTEDDPLGPLLRLFRGRAARRTGPR, from the coding sequence ATGAGATTCCTCCCCCTCCGGCGACGCCCCCGGCCCGAGCCACCCCCGCCCCCGGAGGTCGACCCCGCGGCGATCGTCCGGAGGGCCCGCCGGCTCCGGTTCCGGGTCCGGCCGACGGCGGTGGCCCAGCTGGCGGGGGCGTACCACGGGGCCCGGCCGGGCACTGGACTGACCTTCGCCGAGCTGAGGGCGTACGAGCCGGGGGACGACGTCCGGCACCTGGACTGGAACGTGACCGCCCGCCAGGGCCGGCCGTTCGTCCGGCGGTACGTGGAGGAGCGGTCGCTGAGCCTCTGGCTGATCGTGGACGTCTCGGCCAGCCTCCGGTTCGGGCCCGACGGCCGGTCGAAGGCCGACCGGGCCGCCCAGGCGGCGGCGCTGCTGGCGGCCTCGGCGATCCAGAATGGGGATCGGGCCGCCCTGACCCTGGTGAGCGACCGGGTCGAGGCCGAGCTGCCCCCCGGGGGCGGGCCGAGGCACCTGGCCCGTCTGCTCCGGATGCTGGTGGCCTCCCCCGCCGGTTCCCGGAAGTCGTCGCTGACGGCGGCCGTCGGCCGGCCCGGGAGGTTCGCCCGCAGGGGGCTGGTGGTGGTCGTCGGCGACTTCCTCTCGGCCGAGCCGGTCGGCCCCTGGAGGCGGGTCGCCCGGCGGGGGGAGCTGGTGGCGATCCGGGTGCTCGACCCGAGGGAGGAGCACCTGCCCGGGGCCGGGGTCCTCGCCCTGGAGGACGCCGAGACGGGCCGCCGGAGGCTGGTGGACACCTCCCCCGGGAGGCTCCGGGCGGCCTACGCCCGCGTGGCCGAGGCCCGCCGGAAGTCGTTCCGGGCCTGGTGCGAGGCCACGGGGGCCGAGGGCCTGGAACTCTCCACCGAGGACGACCCGCTCGGCCCCCTGCTCCGGCTCTTCCGGGGGCGGGCCGCCCGACGGACGGGCCCCCGATGA